From Poecile atricapillus isolate bPoeAtr1 chromosome Z, bPoeAtr1.hap1, whole genome shotgun sequence, one genomic window encodes:
- the LOC131572610 gene encoding uncharacterized protein LOC131572610, whose amino-acid sequence MHTRHTAGGSTETSPRSLESFHFPAGSASVHLPFIPSTGRGSTPPGQPDPGGRFTRSVWQIYPIRWAAPHGRSCLPPARSSSPTGILLSACGSLLFREFLSSLSGAEGGIKGTKDQTCDPASTQLLKEGEEGEMAGAGHRTPGRGRFLKAGSGVNPEPQESPRGGGGCAAGAPRSFLLRKRWDSLSCPPALSSRRVTSARCPLCPMSLLPGVPPAPAPLGHCPPPLRSAGCSGPFASLPREEGHRGPANSSRKCHRVTSRFLMCVSPVTGKSCPTPRTFCCRDNMGEGGKEPSLQGNSNAQNKQHNHAPQLGPCSDFLETVSVRSKILQERSHKQGIVILGP is encoded by the exons ATGCACACTCGGCACACGGCCGGAGGAAGCACAGAAACATCGCCCAGATCCCTGGAGAGCTTCCACTTCCCTGCTGGCTCGG CCTCCGTGCACCTCCCTTTTATTCCCAGCACGGGAAGGGGAAGCACCCCCCCGGGACAGCCCGATCCCGGCGGGAGATTTACCCGATCCGTGTGGCAGATTTACCCGATCCGCTGGGCAGCCCCGCACGGCCGTTCCTGCCTCCCTCCCGCACGCAGCTCCTCTCCCACCGGGATCCTGCTCTCGGCGTGTGGCTCACTTCTCTTCCGCGAatttctctcctccctctcGGGCGCTGAGGGTGGGATTAAAGGCACCAAAGACCAAACATGTGACCCCGccagcacacagctgctcaaggaaggagaggaaggggagATGGCCGGAGCGGGTCACCGCACGCCAGGAAGGGGGCGGTTCCTGAAGGCAGGTTCAGGAGTAAATCCCGAGCCCCAGGAGTCCCCCCGGGGTGGGGGCGGCTGCGCAGCCGGAGCTCCTCGTTCCTTCCTCCTTCGGAAGCGGTGGGACAGCCTcagctgtcccccagccctctccagCCGCCGTGTCACTTCTGCTCGGTGTCCCCTCTGCCCGATGTCACTTCTGCCGGGTGTCCCCCCAGCTCCCGCGCCTCTGGGGCACTGCCCTCCCCCGCTGAGATCTGCTGGATGCTCCGGACCCTTCGCCTCACTCCCGAGAGAGGAAGGTCACCGGGGCCCCGCAAACTCGAGCAGAAAGTGTCATAGAGTCACCAGCAGGTTCTTAATGTGCGTGTCACCCGTGACAG GCAAAAGCTGTCCCACACCTAGGACATTTTGTTGCAGAGACAACatgggagaaggagggaaagaacCCTCCTTACAGGGGAACAGTAATGCTCAAAATAAACAACACAATCATGCACCACAGTTGGGTCCCTGTAGTGACTTCCTTGAAACAG
- the PGAP4 gene encoding post-GPI attachment to proteins factor 4 yields MLNRAWQLCGKWCRWSSPFIHLLTLTVVTFGVLAPLICHRLLHSYFYLRRWHLYPMSQEFLEQNQQEGQDALHYFEKMQMPNASEASGSEAFQPLLLITIITVQRRNDFHYVLQVASHFHRLLQKCGARCQSHRMLLCNVESDPGIHQDVRLLSSLFPMVSRDRTGENPDPSLNQFEKEKQDYVFCLEQSLLVYNPEYILLVEDDAVPEEEIFSVLQHLFLARFSKPYLRDALYFKLYHPERLQHYFNPEPMRILEWLGLGMFLGPVLTFAYCWAAGRAGPSWCLVVFFALYSMALSELVGRHYGLELRRLHPALYNVVPASECCTPAMLFPAASARRASEYLQGLRCHQGFAKDTALYSLLRGKGESAFVVEPNLVRHVGMYSSLRLNSNPKLL; encoded by the coding sequence ATGTTAAACCGAgcctggcagctctgtgggaagTGGTGTCGTTGGTCCAGCCCTTTCATCCATCTCCTTACCCTGACTGTGGTGACTTTTGGTGTGCTGGCACCTTTGATCTGCCACCGGCTCCTCCACTCTTATTTCTACCTGCGGCGCTGGCACCTGTACCCCATGAGCCAGGAGTTCCTGGAGCAGAACCAGCAAGAGGGCCAGGATGCCCTCCATTATTTTGAGAAGATGCAGATGCCAAATGCCTCTGAGGCGTCTGGCAGTGAAGCCTTCCAGCCCTTGCTGCTGATCACCATTATCACTGTGCAGAGGCGGAATGATTTCCACTACGTCTTGCAAGTGGCCTCCCACTTCCACCGCCTCCTCCAGAAATGTGGGGCACGTTGCCAGAGCCACCGCATGCTCCTCTGTAATGTGGAGTCAGATCCCGGCATCCATCAGGATGtcaggctgctgagcagcctCTTTCCTATGGTCAGTCGTGACAGAACTGGAGAGAATCCTGATCCCAGCCTCAACCAGTttgagaaggagaagcaggacTATGTCTTCTGCCTTGAGCAGTCACTGTTGGTGTACAACCCCGAGTACATCCTCCTTGTGGAAGATGATGCTGTGCCAGAGGAGGAGATATTTTCTGTCTTGCAGCACCTCTTCTTGGCCCGGTTCTCCAAGCCCTACCTCAGAGACGCTCTCTACTTCAAGCTGTACCATCCAGAGAGGCTACAGCACTACTTCAACCCTGAGCCCATGAGGATCCTGGAGTGGCTGGGCCTGGGCATGTTCCTGGGGCCGGTGCTGACCTTTGCATACTGCTGGGCCGCAGGGCGAGCGGGCCCCAGCTGGTGCCTGGTGGTGTTCTTTGCCCTGTACAGCATGGCCCTGTCAGAGCTGGTGGGGCGGCACTATGGGCTGGAGCTGCGGCGCCTGCACCCCGCACTCTACAATGTGGTGCCGGCCAGCGAGTGCTGCACGCCCGCCAtgctcttccctgctgcctctgcccgCCGGGCCTCAGAATACCTGCAGGGGCTGCGCTGCCACCAGGGCTTCGCCAAGGACACTGCCCTCTACTCGCTGCTGCGGGGCAAGGGCGAGAGCGCCTTCGTGGTGGAGCCCAACCTGGTGCGGCATGTGGGGATGTACTCCAGCCTCCGACTGAACAGCAACCCAAAACTGCtgtga